The Linepithema humile isolate Giens D197 chromosome 2, Lhum_UNIL_v1.0, whole genome shotgun sequence genome has a segment encoding these proteins:
- the LOC105677398 gene encoding spindle and kinetochore-associated protein 1-like: MSVYKKDNKDDLEEIIDEQCKRMLELRIVTELIKSKHNIKDELQTIHQKMLQKSNDVENLRKDLDRIKAQNVYLKELCSLTAALDKKIVDEEAYVPSELLQAYQDVNKKSHLSAVKSSSQKAQTIFFPARSDSNVNSAHLAHQLIELKTPSYYNSNVAKQSMVKDCKRTLFQSESDMEVCPTIPLITIEEFNKLPKYMIGRQTLETINSLINTINQTLIAKYTILSLGKAGAQKKGEINLYLQYKKQEFDIEEQKGYLYFFTAEDYYRQTKTKIDKTKLNLITALRHCKRLREYRIKNELRYVIMSN, encoded by the exons ATGTCTGTGTACAAGAAGGATAATAAGGATGATCTGGAAGAGATAATTGATGAACAATGCAAGAGAATGCTTGAGCTTCGTATAGTCACagaattgataaaaa GTAAACACAACATAAAAGATGAACTACAGACAATACATCAAAAAATGTTGCAGAAGTCAAATGATGTTGAGAACTTGAGAAAAGATTTGGATAGAATAAAAGCGCAGAATGTTTATCTTAaa GAATTATGTTCGCTAACTGCAGCtttggataaaaaaatcgtagacGAAGAAGCGTATGTTCCATCAGAGCTTTTACAAGCCTATCAAGATGTTAATAAAAAGTCTCATTTGTCTGCTGTTAAAAGTTCTTCTCAAAAGGCtcaaactatattttttcctgCTAGATCAGACTCCAATGTAAATTCAGCTCATTTAGCTCATCAGTTGATTGAGCTAAAGACACCTAGCTACTATAACAGTAACGTTGCAAAGCAGTCAATGGTGAAAGACTGTAAAAGAACACTTTTCCAATCAGAAAGTGACATGGAAGTGTGTCCCACAATACCATTGATCACTATTGAGGAATTTAATAAACTGCCTAAATACATGATTGGGAGACAAACTCTAGAGACAATTAATAGTTTGATAAATACTATAAATCAAACACTAATTGCGAAGTACACAATCTTATCATTAGGAAAGGCTGGTGCCCAAAAGAAGGGCGAAATCAATCTGTATCTGCAGTACAAAAAGCAGGAGTTTGATATTGAGGAACAAAAGG gatatctttattttttcacagcTGAAGATTATTATAGGCAAACAAAAACAAAGATCGATAAGACCAAATTAAACTTGATAACAGCATTGCGCCATTGCAAACGCTTACGTGaatacagaataaaaaatgaattgaGATATGTTATAATGTCAAATTAG